From one Lycium barbarum isolate Lr01 chromosome 6, ASM1917538v2, whole genome shotgun sequence genomic stretch:
- the LOC132598973 gene encoding zinc finger protein 4-like — MRSDEDGSRGTSLLDQGEWLSLSLGRNSPSTSKESESQTRPSKVFSCNFCMRKFYSSQALGGHQNAHKRERGAVRQYQSQRMMTIMALPINNPMFKSLGMVPHSLVNKTGREINTTVGRFGEASAGFQMTSRPNPVDEGFDLKWPGSFRLNPYQSEDQASNTNKIDLNLKL; from the coding sequence ATGAGAAGTGATGAGGATGGCAGCCGGGGAACTTCACTACTCGATCAAGGTGAGTGGTTGAGTTTGAGCTTAGGAAGAAACTCACCTTCAACATCTAAAGAATCTGAGTCACAGACAAGACCTAGCAAGGTTTTTTCGTGCAACTTCTGCATGAGGAAGTTCTACAGTTCACAGGCGCTGGGAGGCCACCAGAATGCTCATAAGAGGGAAAGAGGAGCTGTGAGACAGTATCAGTCCCAGAGGATGATGACCATCATGGCTTTACCTATCAACAATCCCATGTTCAAATCTCTTGGCATGGTTCCCCACTCACTTGTGAATAAAACAGGCAGAGAAATAAATACAACTGTGGGAAGGTTCGGCGAGGCTAGTGCAGGATTTCAAATGACATCGCGTCCCAATCCAGTAGATGAAGGATTTGACTTGAAATGGCCAGGAAGTTTTCGACTAAATCCATATCAATCAGAAGACCAGGCCTCAAATACAAATAAGATTGATCTGAATCTTAAGCTGTAA